One Bradyrhizobium manausense DNA segment encodes these proteins:
- a CDS encoding carbohydrate ABC transporter permease, which produces MRDRTHPVEAVAAWVLALVWLAPLAYAFWSALHPAAYATSFSLSAPWTLENFERAWKQAPFARYYLNTIVLVTLVLVGQLVLSTLAAYAFARFKFRGSTIAFALVLLQLMIMPDVLIVENYRAIARLGLLDTIPAIALPYLASAFGIFLLRQTFKSVPQELVEAARVEGAGPLGILWRVYVPLARPTYIAFGLVSVSYHWNNFLWPLIVTNSVEARPLTVGLAVFGAPETGVDWSVITAATVMTMAPLLIAFLLFQRQFVQSFMRAGIR; this is translated from the coding sequence ATGAGGGACCGGACGCATCCTGTCGAAGCGGTCGCTGCATGGGTCCTGGCTTTGGTCTGGCTCGCGCCGCTCGCCTATGCGTTCTGGAGCGCGCTGCATCCGGCCGCCTATGCGACGTCGTTCAGTCTCTCGGCGCCCTGGACGCTGGAGAACTTTGAGCGGGCCTGGAAGCAAGCGCCGTTCGCGCGCTACTACCTCAATACGATCGTTCTGGTGACGCTGGTGCTGGTCGGGCAACTCGTCCTGTCGACGCTGGCGGCATATGCCTTCGCGCGTTTCAAGTTCAGGGGCAGCACCATCGCCTTTGCGCTGGTTCTGCTGCAGCTGATGATTATGCCCGATGTGCTGATCGTCGAGAACTACCGCGCCATCGCCAGGCTCGGTCTGCTCGACACCATCCCTGCGATTGCACTGCCTTATCTCGCCAGCGCCTTCGGTATCTTCCTGTTGCGGCAGACGTTCAAGAGCGTGCCCCAGGAACTGGTCGAGGCCGCCCGGGTCGAGGGGGCAGGGCCTTTGGGAATTCTGTGGCGGGTTTATGTCCCGCTGGCGCGCCCGACCTACATCGCTTTCGGTCTCGTTTCGGTCAGCTACCATTGGAACAATTTTTTGTGGCCGCTGATCGTCACCAATTCGGTGGAGGCGCGGCCGCTGACCGTCGGCCTCGCAGTATTCGGCGCGCCAGAGACCGGAGTGGACTGGTCAGTCATCACGGCGGCAACCGTGATGACCATGGCGCCGCTGCTGATCGCGTTCCTGCTGTTCCAGCGGCAGTTTGTCCAATCCTTCATGCGCGCGGGTATTCGCTGA
- a CDS encoding LysR family transcriptional regulator, whose amino-acid sequence MSTKDFSYNGPGHAATQLRHLTIRQLRSLAALSAKGSVTAASTQLGLTQPAVTQQLRQLQDLAGLPLVQRTGDGMLLTEAGREVLTLAERVEAAIMDCQGALDLLAGKTGGTVHLGAVSTAKYFVPHAIAAFSRRSPKIEIKLTIGNREEIREAMHGYDLDFAVMGRPPADVSVDVRQLGRNPHIIVARKGHWLEKDSGLSLTDLVHETFLTREPGSGTRTLMEGMFQKSDLEPIIGMEMSSNETIKQAVIAGLGIAFISAHTVAHELAEGRLIVLDVAGLPIVRQWYVIRRSDKVLLPPAQAMFDFLGSEGSNYLPEVPDFGER is encoded by the coding sequence ATGAGCACTAAAGATTTTTCTTATAATGGCCCCGGCCATGCGGCGACCCAGCTTCGGCATCTGACGATCCGGCAGTTGCGCTCGCTTGCGGCGCTTTCGGCCAAGGGCAGCGTCACCGCCGCCTCGACCCAGCTCGGGCTAACCCAGCCGGCCGTGACCCAGCAGTTGCGGCAGCTTCAGGACCTTGCAGGCTTGCCGCTGGTGCAGCGGACGGGCGACGGCATGCTGCTGACGGAGGCCGGCCGGGAAGTTCTGACGCTCGCCGAACGTGTCGAAGCCGCGATCATGGACTGCCAGGGCGCGCTCGACCTTCTTGCCGGCAAGACCGGGGGCACGGTGCATCTCGGCGCGGTCTCGACCGCGAAATATTTCGTGCCGCACGCAATCGCGGCCTTCTCCAGGCGCTCGCCGAAGATCGAGATCAAGCTGACCATCGGCAACCGCGAAGAGATCCGCGAGGCCATGCACGGCTACGACCTCGATTTCGCCGTGATGGGCCGGCCACCAGCCGACGTCAGCGTCGACGTGCGTCAGCTCGGCCGCAATCCGCACATCATCGTCGCGCGCAAGGGGCACTGGCTGGAGAAGGATTCAGGCCTCAGCCTGACCGATCTCGTGCACGAGACCTTCCTCACCCGCGAGCCCGGCTCGGGCACGCGGACGCTGATGGAAGGGATGTTCCAGAAGTCCGATCTCGAGCCGATCATCGGCATGGAGATGAGCAGCAACGAGACCATCAAGCAGGCGGTGATCGCCGGGCTCGGCATCGCCTTCATCTCGGCGCACACGGTGGCGCATGAGCTCGCCGAGGGCCGCCTCATCGTGCTCGATGTCGCGGGTCTTCCGATCGTCCGGCAATGGTATGTGATCCGCCGCAGCGACAAGGTGCTGTTGCCGCCGGCGCAGGCGATGTTCGACTTTCTCGGCTCGGAAGGCTCGAACTATCTGCCCGAAGTTCCCGATTTCGGAGAGCGATAG
- a CDS encoding MFS transporter: MTMNATIETAPETDAVSQRLTFVLAAACGMVAANIYYAQPLIAPISAALGLSHAAAGLIVTMTQIGYGTGLLFIVPLGDLVENRTLICTVITLGAASLLAAAFATHAMPFLIAALFIGLGSVAVQIIIPYAAHLAPEAVRGRVVGNVSTGLMLGIMLARPVSSFVTAALSWHAVFFCSAALMIALAIVLRITLPKRKPVVRMHYGTLLLSMPHLVRTTPLLRRRALYQAGLFGAFTLFWTVVPLQLASEFGFTQRGIALFALAGVSGVFAAPIAGRLADSGHSRIATIAAMLFVALGFLATHVGAAGSAINLACLVVAAIAIDFGVQGNVVLGFRAIFVLGHEHRSRLNGLYMATFFAAGAAGSGLGAWAFAQGGWTLASAIGLALPVASLLYAVTE; the protein is encoded by the coding sequence ATGACCATGAATGCCACCATCGAGACCGCGCCCGAGACGGATGCGGTGTCGCAACGCCTAACTTTCGTGCTTGCCGCGGCCTGTGGCATGGTCGCTGCCAACATCTACTATGCCCAGCCGCTGATCGCCCCGATCAGCGCCGCGCTCGGCCTGTCGCACGCTGCTGCGGGCCTGATCGTGACGATGACGCAGATCGGCTACGGCACGGGATTGCTGTTCATCGTGCCGCTCGGCGATCTCGTCGAGAACCGCACGCTGATCTGCACCGTCATCACGCTCGGAGCGGCGTCGCTGCTTGCCGCCGCCTTTGCCACCCATGCGATGCCGTTCCTGATTGCGGCGCTGTTCATCGGTCTCGGCTCGGTTGCGGTGCAGATCATCATTCCCTACGCCGCTCATCTCGCGCCGGAAGCCGTTCGTGGCCGCGTGGTCGGCAACGTCTCGACCGGATTGATGCTCGGCATCATGCTGGCGCGCCCGGTCTCGAGCTTCGTTACCGCGGCATTGTCGTGGCACGCGGTGTTCTTCTGCTCGGCGGCCTTGATGATCGCGCTTGCGATCGTGCTTCGCATCACGCTGCCGAAGCGCAAGCCGGTTGTGCGGATGCATTACGGCACGCTTCTGTTGTCGATGCCGCATCTGGTGCGCACGACGCCGCTGTTGCGTCGGCGCGCGCTCTACCAGGCCGGCCTGTTCGGCGCCTTTACCCTGTTCTGGACGGTGGTGCCGCTCCAACTGGCGAGCGAATTCGGCTTCACCCAGCGCGGCATTGCGCTATTTGCGCTCGCCGGCGTCTCCGGCGTGTTCGCGGCGCCGATCGCAGGCCGGCTCGCCGACAGCGGCCACAGCCGAATCGCCACGATCGCCGCGATGCTGTTCGTTGCGCTGGGTTTCCTGGCGACGCATGTCGGCGCAGCCGGATCGGCGATCAACCTCGCCTGCCTCGTCGTGGCGGCGATCGCCATCGATTTTGGCGTGCAGGGCAACGTCGTGCTGGGCTTTCGTGCCATCTTCGTGCTCGGGCATGAGCATCGCAGCCGCCTCAATGGGCTCTATATGGCGACATTCTTCGCGGCCGGCGCAGCCGGATCAGGGCTCGGAGCCTGGGCGTTCGCGCAAGGCGGCTGGACGCTGGCCTCGGCCATTGGCCTTGCGCTGCCCGTCGCCAGCCTGCTCTACGCGGTGACCGAATAG
- a CDS encoding endonuclease/exonuclease/phosphatase family protein → MRLLTWNIQCGKGCDGVTDLARIVRIARETCDADVFCFQEVSSNFSRHDRGGDQSAELAALLPGYLAIFRPAIETVDQAGGLHRFGNMTLSRIPVVQINNHILPWPGAGTGRSMRRHALEVTVEAAFGPVRIVNTHLEYHSVAQRKAQVMRLLDLQEDASTSPRAPTSQPDEPYESQTVARTSLMCGDFNFDVTDPQHAMIDRSDRSGLNYRDAWTANGPDGQRSPTCGLYDHVQWTAGPDCRDFIFATEDLIGRITHVDVNGKTDASDHQPVFIELADREMTVGPT, encoded by the coding sequence ATGCGGCTTCTGACGTGGAATATTCAGTGCGGCAAGGGCTGCGACGGCGTCACCGATCTGGCGAGGATCGTCAGGATCGCCAGGGAGACGTGCGATGCGGATGTCTTCTGCTTCCAGGAGGTAAGCTCGAACTTCTCAAGGCACGATCGCGGAGGCGATCAGAGCGCAGAACTCGCTGCGTTGCTGCCGGGCTATTTGGCAATATTCCGGCCGGCGATCGAAACGGTCGATCAGGCAGGTGGGCTGCATCGCTTCGGCAACATGACCCTGTCGCGCATCCCGGTCGTTCAGATCAACAATCACATCCTGCCCTGGCCGGGTGCCGGCACGGGACGCAGCATGCGGCGCCACGCGCTGGAGGTGACGGTCGAAGCGGCCTTCGGCCCCGTGCGCATCGTCAATACGCATCTTGAATATCATTCGGTTGCTCAGCGCAAAGCGCAGGTCATGCGCCTGCTCGATTTGCAGGAGGACGCCTCGACAAGCCCCAGGGCACCGACCAGTCAGCCCGATGAGCCTTATGAAAGCCAGACGGTGGCGCGAACGAGCCTGATGTGCGGCGACTTCAATTTCGACGTCACCGATCCGCAGCATGCGATGATCGACCGCTCTGACCGATCTGGCCTCAACTATCGCGATGCCTGGACCGCCAACGGCCCGGACGGGCAGCGGTCACCAACTTGCGGACTATATGACCATGTGCAGTGGACCGCGGGACCTGATTGCCGTGACTTCATTTTCGCGACGGAGGATCTAATCGGTCGGATCACCCACGTTGATGTCAATGGGAAAACTGACGCGTCCGATCATCAACCGGTCTTCATCGAACTCGCGGATCGTGAAATGACGGTCGGGCCGACCTGA
- a CDS encoding DUF4118 domain-containing protein, giving the protein MRRAELYGVPRVRPWSWQAFLLGFVVVAASAALEGVCIALGVKFYFAAFLPSLFVLGIVAGAPAAVFAALLTVPLVWWAFMPPVFEFMPLSSAGADSINLFCLFAVLLIGLADLCRASMIINRSSGLKSSGESAATNSQ; this is encoded by the coding sequence ATGAGGCGTGCGGAACTGTATGGCGTACCGCGAGTACGGCCATGGTCGTGGCAGGCATTTCTGCTCGGATTTGTCGTGGTTGCGGCGTCGGCTGCGCTTGAGGGCGTCTGCATCGCACTTGGCGTAAAGTTCTATTTCGCGGCGTTCCTGCCCAGCCTGTTCGTGCTCGGCATTGTCGCGGGCGCGCCCGCGGCGGTGTTCGCCGCATTGCTCACCGTGCCGCTGGTGTGGTGGGCGTTCATGCCGCCCGTCTTCGAGTTCATGCCGCTGTCGAGCGCCGGCGCGGATTCGATCAATTTGTTCTGCCTGTTCGCTGTGCTTTTGATCGGCCTTGCCGATCTCTGCCGCGCGAGCATGATCATCAACAGAAGCAGTGGATTGAAATCGTCGGGCGAGAGCGCGGCAACGAATTCGCAATGA
- a CDS encoding TetR/AcrR family transcriptional regulator encodes MQKAVRKSEPSAHPPGRPREFDMDTALDGAIRVFCERGYHATSIGELTAAMRLATGSVYKAFRDKHAVFLAAFERYVAVRGEQTRSAAARGANGRERVSHVLQSYVEHSQGSEGRRGCIVVGSAVELSAVDPVMRARVTAQLKTNEAFIAGLIREGQADRSIPDHVEADDTARLMICMTQGLRVVGKARLPLDGERLVGVAMKLLA; translated from the coding sequence ATGCAAAAAGCCGTCCGAAAATCCGAGCCGTCGGCCCACCCGCCCGGGCGTCCCCGGGAGTTTGACATGGATACCGCGCTGGACGGCGCGATCCGCGTGTTTTGCGAGCGCGGCTATCATGCCACCTCGATCGGAGAGCTCACGGCGGCCATGCGGCTTGCTACCGGCAGCGTCTACAAGGCGTTTCGCGACAAGCACGCTGTCTTCCTCGCCGCGTTCGAGCGCTACGTCGCGGTCCGCGGGGAGCAGACCCGCAGCGCGGCCGCGCGCGGCGCGAACGGCCGCGAGCGGGTGAGCCATGTGCTCCAGTCTTATGTCGAGCACTCCCAGGGCAGCGAGGGGCGGCGCGGCTGCATCGTGGTCGGCAGCGCGGTCGAGTTGTCGGCGGTCGATCCGGTGATGCGTGCGCGCGTCACCGCGCAGCTCAAGACCAATGAAGCCTTCATTGCAGGCCTCATTCGCGAAGGGCAGGCCGATCGCTCGATTCCGGACCATGTCGAGGCCGACGACACCGCCCGGCTGATGATTTGCATGACGCAAGGCCTGCGCGTCGTCGGCAAGGCACGCCTGCCGCTGGACGGCGAGCGCCTGGTCGGCGTCGCGATGAAGCTGCTCGCTTGA
- a CDS encoding class 1 fructose-bisphosphatase, which translates to MTGQLRLDDHLQRYSETAPHALAVAAAVDAIAAAAIEIADLIATGDLADASGLTTGRNSDGDIQRNLDVQADAILRRCLGRLPIAALASEEMREPQIGDREASICVAIDPLDGSSNIDLNMTVGTIFSILPAPDDLGLAFHQRGSAQLAAGFVTYGPQTSLVLTLGDGVDIFTLDRKAGCFRLARNAVQISEACEEFAINVSNRRHWDPPVRAFIDECLAGVDGAANHNFNMRWIGSLVAEAYRILTRGGVFLYPSDARPGYGDGRLRLVYEAHPMAMIVEQAGGSASTGRERILDLSAQSLHQRVPLVMGSSNEVARIAELHCDPLLVASVSAPLFARRGFFRL; encoded by the coding sequence ATGACCGGGCAACTCAGGTTGGACGACCACCTTCAACGCTATTCCGAGACGGCGCCGCATGCCTTGGCCGTCGCCGCCGCAGTCGATGCCATCGCGGCAGCGGCGATCGAGATCGCCGACCTCATCGCGACAGGCGATCTCGCCGACGCCTCCGGCCTCACGACCGGTCGCAACAGCGACGGCGACATCCAGCGTAACCTCGACGTCCAGGCCGATGCGATCCTGCGTCGCTGCCTCGGCAGGCTGCCGATCGCAGCCCTGGCCTCGGAGGAGATGCGCGAGCCGCAGATCGGCGACCGCGAGGCAAGCATCTGCGTCGCGATCGATCCGCTCGACGGTTCCTCCAACATCGATCTCAACATGACGGTCGGCACGATCTTCTCGATCCTGCCGGCGCCGGATGATCTCGGTCTCGCCTTCCATCAGCGCGGGTCCGCGCAACTCGCGGCGGGGTTCGTCACCTACGGGCCGCAGACCTCGCTGGTGCTGACGCTCGGCGACGGCGTCGACATCTTCACCCTCGATCGCAAGGCCGGCTGCTTCCGCCTCGCGCGCAACGCCGTGCAGATCTCCGAGGCTTGCGAGGAATTCGCGATCAACGTCTCCAATCGCCGCCATTGGGATCCGCCGGTGCGCGCCTTCATCGATGAATGCCTCGCCGGCGTCGATGGAGCCGCGAACCACAATTTCAATATGCGCTGGATCGGCTCGCTGGTTGCCGAAGCCTATCGCATCCTGACCCGCGGCGGCGTGTTCCTCTACCCCTCCGACGCGCGCCCCGGCTATGGCGACGGCCGTCTGCGCCTCGTCTACGAGGCGCACCCGATGGCCATGATTGTCGAGCAGGCCGGCGGTTCGGCCTCGACCGGCCGCGAACGTATCCTCGATCTCTCCGCGCAAAGCCTGCACCAGCGCGTGCCGCTGGTCATGGGCTCCAGCAACGAGGTAGCGCGCATCGCCGAACTGCACTGCGATCCGCTGCTGGTCGCCAGCGTCTCCGCACCGCTGTTCGCGCGGCGCGGCTTCTTCCGGCTCTGA
- a CDS encoding TonB-dependent receptor, producing the protein MNSIAADGETLSGAGSVSRRKIASSVLAALMGSAAFLAAPQALAQSAPAPGATLPPVNVTAPEAQRHSNSSTTSRRSGGARSRRTQTARRPEPAAEPKAFAQSQDARTGTVGYFTNSTSVATKSNTPIVNIPQSLAVITHEQIRDQNYQGLTDVTRYVPSVAVHQGEGNRDELVIRGVDSSANFFVNGFRDDVQYFRDMYNAQSIEVLKGPSALTFGRGAGGGLLNRTLKEADGRRIYEATAQTGSWGDRRVSLDAGQAINENVAARLNVFYEGSDAFRDFNHLERYGINPTVTLKPDDFTKVKLSYEYYHDGRTADRGNPSQSLPGGVTRFNPTTPFAPNGNLQVFFGSPSLNTAQATVQTGMAIIEHDFQNGLTVRNGTIAADYKKFYQNVYPTGGPLAGAVNPADTAVNLGAYQHTTNRDNVFNQTDFTYKGWTGPIAHTVGFGTEFGRQTGVDIRNTGVFPNGTNTIVQNPFAPTYFGPVNFVHHFTGVNADGVTTPDSNSKYGLNVESGYLRDTIEFSRALQLIVGTRFDRFEMSALDMNTNINRNRTDNLVSPQAALIVKPMETMSVYTVYSISYLPASGDQFSSLNDGTLILQPQKFENTEVGMKWNINPKLLFSTAIYNLNRTNQPIADGNNPGFFLPSGSTLTRGFEASLVGYVTDQWQSSLGYAYTDAKITSATSATVVPGNRVQLVPYNQFAWWNKYQFNPTWAAALGIIYFGDSFASSDDTVRLPSFVRFDAGVYATIDANWRAQLTVENIFNRGYWASADGNNNISPGQGRTVRVQASYRF; encoded by the coding sequence ATGAACAGCATCGCAGCCGACGGAGAAACATTGTCTGGCGCTGGCAGCGTCTCCAGGCGCAAGATCGCGAGCAGCGTGCTGGCCGCATTGATGGGCTCGGCAGCCTTCCTCGCCGCTCCACAGGCCCTCGCACAATCCGCGCCGGCACCCGGCGCAACGCTTCCTCCCGTCAATGTCACGGCCCCCGAGGCGCAGCGCCACTCCAATTCATCCACGACCTCGCGACGGTCAGGCGGCGCGCGGTCGCGCCGGACGCAGACGGCGCGCCGGCCGGAGCCGGCTGCCGAGCCGAAAGCGTTTGCACAATCGCAGGACGCCCGCACCGGCACGGTCGGCTATTTCACCAACAGCACTTCCGTTGCCACCAAGAGCAACACGCCGATCGTCAACATTCCGCAATCGCTCGCCGTCATCACCCACGAGCAGATCCGCGACCAGAATTACCAGGGCCTGACCGACGTGACGCGCTACGTGCCCAGCGTCGCCGTCCACCAGGGTGAAGGCAATCGCGACGAGCTCGTCATTCGCGGCGTCGATTCCAGCGCGAATTTCTTCGTCAACGGCTTTCGCGACGACGTCCAGTATTTTCGCGACATGTACAACGCCCAGAGCATCGAGGTGCTGAAGGGTCCGAGCGCGCTGACCTTCGGCCGCGGCGCCGGCGGCGGCCTGCTCAACCGCACGCTCAAGGAGGCCGACGGCAGGCGCATCTACGAGGCGACCGCACAGACAGGGTCCTGGGGCGACCGCCGCGTCTCGCTGGATGCGGGACAAGCGATCAACGAGAACGTCGCGGCGCGGTTGAACGTATTCTACGAGGGCAGCGATGCGTTCCGCGACTTCAACCATCTCGAACGCTACGGCATCAATCCGACCGTCACGCTGAAGCCCGACGACTTCACCAAGGTCAAGCTCTCCTACGAATATTACCACGACGGCCGCACCGCCGATCGCGGCAACCCCTCGCAGAGCCTGCCCGGCGGCGTCACGCGGTTCAATCCGACCACGCCGTTCGCGCCGAACGGGAATCTGCAAGTCTTCTTCGGCAGCCCGAGCCTCAACACCGCGCAGGCGACGGTGCAGACCGGCATGGCGATCATCGAGCACGATTTCCAGAACGGATTGACGGTGCGCAACGGCACGATCGCGGCCGACTACAAGAAATTCTATCAGAACGTCTATCCGACCGGCGGGCCGCTGGCCGGCGCGGTCAATCCGGCCGACACAGCCGTCAATCTCGGCGCCTACCAGCACACGACCAATCGCGACAACGTCTTCAACCAGACCGACTTCACCTACAAGGGCTGGACCGGTCCGATCGCACACACGGTGGGCTTCGGCACCGAGTTCGGCCGCCAGACCGGAGTCGACATCCGCAACACCGGTGTGTTCCCGAACGGCACCAACACCATCGTGCAGAATCCGTTCGCGCCGACCTATTTCGGGCCGGTCAATTTCGTCCATCACTTCACGGGCGTGAATGCGGACGGCGTCACCACACCTGATTCCAACAGCAAATACGGGCTGAACGTCGAGTCCGGCTATTTGCGCGACACGATCGAGTTCTCTCGCGCGCTCCAGCTTATCGTGGGCACGCGGTTCGATCGCTTCGAGATGTCGGCGCTGGACATGAACACCAACATCAACCGCAACCGCACCGACAATCTGGTGTCGCCGCAGGCGGCCCTGATCGTCAAGCCGATGGAGACGATGTCGGTCTACACCGTCTACAGCATCTCCTATCTGCCGGCCTCCGGCGACCAGTTCTCCTCGCTCAACGACGGCACGCTGATCCTCCAGCCGCAGAAGTTCGAGAATACCGAGGTCGGGATGAAGTGGAATATCAACCCGAAACTCCTGTTCTCAACCGCGATCTACAATCTCAACCGCACCAACCAGCCGATCGCCGACGGCAACAATCCCGGCTTCTTCCTGCCCTCGGGCAGCACGCTGACCCGCGGCTTCGAGGCAAGCCTCGTCGGCTATGTCACCGACCAATGGCAGTCCTCGCTCGGCTACGCCTATACCGACGCGAAGATCACCAGCGCGACGTCCGCGACGGTCGTGCCGGGCAACCGCGTGCAACTCGTGCCGTACAATCAGTTCGCCTGGTGGAACAAGTATCAGTTCAACCCGACATGGGCGGCGGCGCTCGGCATCATCTATTTCGGCGATTCGTTTGCGTCGTCCGACGATACGGTGAGGCTGCCGAGCTTCGTGCGCTTCGATGCCGGCGTCTACGCGACGATCGATGCCAATTGGCGGGCGCAGTTGACGGTCGAGAATATCTTCAATCGCGGCTATTGGGCCTCGGCCGACGGCAACAACAACATCTCACCCGGCCAGGGGCGCACGGTGAGGGTCCAGGCAAGCTACAGATTCTGA